The following DNA comes from Candidatus Nitrosotalea okcheonensis.
ATACTTATGGCCTCTGCTATCCCCTCACATGCTACCGAGCAAAGCTGACAACCAGTACAGTGCTCATGGAATAGTATGTGCCTTCCTCTCAACCCAGCAATTCCCACTCCAGTTTCTGGATTGAATTGAAAGCCATCACCTACAAATTTTAATTTCTGTTCAGGATAGCGTAATGTAAATCGTTTTACCGCAAGATGTTTTACACCGGAATTTAGTGCACGTATTATTCCAATTACATTACTCATTGCAACAATCCTCCAGGTCCCAAGACACCTGCGTATAGCAATCCGAGAGCTATAAAGATGTTAATGAATGCAAGACCAATTAGTTTGTACCAACCAGTATGCAATATCATATCTATTCTGACTCGTGGGAAAACTCCACGCGGTAACAGAATTAAGAGTATAACTCCTACAGTCTTGATCACAAACCATAGTGTACCATTAAGCATTTCCTGATCAAAGAGTGGTAATCCCGGGAACTTGGCAGTGACAGGACCAATTGTAATTCCTTGAGTTATTATATCCTGTGGGAACGGTGGCCAGACCATTGGGCCATTCCAACCACCAAGGAATAATACTACAAACAATCCTGCAAATGCATATAGTTTCAAATAGGTTCCAAGTTGAATTAATCCATACATCATTCCAGAGAACTCTGTTAGCCATCCTGCAACTATCTCGCTTTCTGCTTCAGGAAGATCAAATGGAACTCTTTCAAGTTCTGCCAATATGGTAATGAAAAATACTATAGCACCAATTGGAAGAAAAGCTATCCACCAATAGTGTTCTTGTGACACTACAATTTGTGAAAGATTCAGACTTCCAGAAAGTATCACTACTCCAAGAAGTGAAAGTATCAATGGAATTTCAAAAGCAACCATTTGATGGAGTGCCCTAAGACCTCCGATGAATGTCCATTTACTATTTGCTGCCCATGCAGTAAGTACAGCAATTATCGGGAAGAAACCAATTACTGCAAACACTGCTAAAAGTCCAACATTTGGATTTGCAACTACCCACCCCGGAGCAACTGGAATAAGAGAAACAAATGCACCGGCGGCACCAACAAATAACAATGGACCGAGCCAGAAAATTGGCTTGTCAGCTTTTGCAGGAATAATGATTTCTTTGCTCATTAGCTTAAAGCCATCACCCATCAGTTGCAATATTCCTTCTATTTTTCCACAATAGAGTGGACCAACGCGGAGTTGTATTTTTGCAAGGAATTTTCTTTCAACAAATATTGTTGCAGCAGCAAGCAAAGCAGCAAACCCAAATCCTGGAAATGCCATAACT
Coding sequences within:
- a CDS encoding complex I subunit 1/NuoH family protein, giving the protein MSTIAPQFRLSRFIGSLFDLIFWVILIFSLVGLPIVFIVLFYIKLPVINNQLMTPYLAMTWMADPSRTLPIVKSFMHTTIFKVMAFPGFGFAALLAAATIFVERKFLAKIQLRVGPLYCGKIEGILQLMGDGFKLMSKEIIIPAKADKPIFWLGPLLFVGAAGAFVSLIPVAPGWVVANPNVGLLAVFAVIGFFPIIAVLTAWAANSKWTFIGGLRALHQMVAFEIPLILSLLGVVILSGSLNLSQIVVSQEHYWWIAFLPIGAIVFFITILAELERVPFDLPEAESEIVAGWLTEFSGMMYGLIQLGTYLKLYAFAGLFVVLFLGGWNGPMVWPPFPQDIITQGITIGPVTAKFPGLPLFDQEMLNGTLWFVIKTVGVILLILLPRGVFPRVRIDMILHTGWYKLIGLAFINIFIALGLLYAGVLGPGGLLQ